From one Cyanobacterium stanieri PCC 7202 genomic stretch:
- a CDS encoding glutamate-5-semialdehyde dehydrogenase (PFAM: Aldehyde dehydrogenase family~TIGRFAM: gamma-glutamyl phosphate reductase~COGs: COG0014 Gamma-glutamyl phosphate reductase~InterPro IPR012134~KEGG: cyh:Cyan8802_1790 glutamate-5-semialdehyde dehydrogenase~PRIAM: Glutamate-5-semialdehyde dehydrogenase~SPTR: Glutamate-5-semialdehyde dehydrogenase), whose protein sequence is MTESIEKRVKKAHQAFLEMSRAKGVERSLAVSLMAEKLEECFDDILQANTLDLEISREMSVPDLILDWLKLTPQRLEAAVEILKTLAELPDPFQKVINAPYQVTYCQNYSQLMPLGVIAMVYEALPDLAIIAAGLTIKTGNSLILRGGSESSNTNTIISQILQVALEEADFPSSCIEFLPSEQGYSIQDLITQNQYLNLIIPYGRPSLIQQVTEMATAPVLKSAMGNCYLYWSLSSDLDLVRSVIVDSHSSLPDPVNAIEKVLINSQQKSTSIIRLFNYLKENDFVLKGDDALVEEFPDYLNPVKESSWYQPFLTKTIAFRRTDDLQSAIAHINEYSSGHANCLITDSYQEGRIFAMEADSALVYINSSPRFYRYLQGSNSVFLGVSNQKGHRRGLISLETFTTLKQIVVGDGQM, encoded by the coding sequence ATGACAGAATCTATTGAAAAAAGGGTAAAAAAAGCCCATCAAGCATTCCTCGAAATGAGCCGAGCAAAAGGAGTTGAACGTTCCTTAGCCGTTTCCTTGATGGCAGAAAAATTAGAAGAATGTTTCGATGACATCCTCCAGGCAAATACCCTCGATTTAGAAATTAGTCGGGAAATGTCGGTGCCTGATTTAATTTTAGACTGGTTAAAATTAACTCCTCAAAGATTAGAGGCGGCAGTGGAGATATTAAAAACTTTAGCAGAATTACCTGATCCTTTTCAAAAAGTAATTAATGCCCCCTACCAAGTAACCTACTGTCAAAATTACTCCCAACTAATGCCCCTTGGGGTGATTGCCATGGTTTATGAGGCATTGCCTGATTTAGCCATTATCGCCGCAGGATTAACCATCAAAACAGGCAATAGTTTAATTTTGAGAGGGGGGAGTGAATCGAGTAATACCAACACCATCATTTCTCAAATCTTACAAGTTGCCCTTGAGGAGGCAGATTTTCCCTCTAGTTGTATCGAGTTTTTACCATCAGAACAGGGTTATTCTATCCAAGATTTAATTACCCAGAATCAATATTTAAATTTAATTATTCCCTACGGGCGCCCTAGTTTAATTCAACAGGTGACGGAAATGGCAACTGCACCAGTGTTAAAGTCGGCCATGGGAAACTGTTATTTATATTGGTCTTTATCTAGTGATTTAGACTTGGTGAGATCGGTAATTGTAGATAGTCATAGTAGTTTACCAGATCCTGTTAATGCCATTGAAAAAGTTTTGATTAATAGTCAACAAAAGTCCACCTCAATTATTCGACTATTTAATTATCTTAAAGAAAATGATTTTGTTTTGAAGGGAGACGATGCTTTGGTGGAGGAATTTCCTGATTATCTAAATCCTGTCAAGGAATCTTCATGGTATCAGCCTTTTCTCACGAAAACCATCGCTTTTCGGCGTACAGATGATCTACAAAGTGCGATCGCCCATATCAACGAGTATAGCAGTGGTCATGCCAATTGTTTAATCACCGATTCTTACCAAGAAGGGCGTATTTTTGCCATGGAAGCAGATAGCGCCCTCGTATATATCAACTCATCCCCCCGTTTTTATCGTTATCTCCAAGGAAGTAACTCCGTATTTTTGGGAGTCTCTAATCAAAAAGGACATCGCCGAGGTTTAATTAGTTTAGAAACCTTTACAACTCTTAAACAAATTGTGGTGGGAGATGGACAAATGTAA
- a CDS encoding hypothetical protein (PFAM: Protein of unknown function (DUF3352)~KEGG: cyc:PCC7424_0630 hypothetical protein~SPTR: Putative uncharacterized protein): MTVQKKNKLGIGVGISLLVLVGAGLGYYFGRRFLLGEELTPSRGAQIIPASAVATGFISTDINDWQQLEQFDTFGGREAIEETWQEWRAELEEENIEVNYQEDIEPWLGGLMIAFLPNAEDISEPDVGLIAGVKNKLKARDFLNKIKDNPDTEVIESEYQNITVYQIISDQDPEGIWFTFYDSQAVIGVSQTVVEQFIDTYRGADSIAPIKEANEATRQKLNESNPLLQFYITDYNYFIDDVITDSLDLPDTVEIPFIETAATTFSIQDHGINLSTVVSLSESLYSEIGSTTSHQLIDKIPENTIFMLDGIAIKNIWEQVENNRQLIPELDELITLVESFSQDFLNLNIRNDVFGWMDGEFAFALSVDQNNSFADTGIKGLFLMETGDRPLGESTLSRLEQFATFDTFLQIEREENEDVSSTKWITPEGQLLSYGWFENNRFFLNLSQEENIINTINNTPSLNNNETFTLTTQTLPRNNFGYVYFDIERTVNILNEFDPNLFADTPTEAEQIINALKGVAITSSSLDPNTSQLDINISLQKRN, encoded by the coding sequence ATGACAGTACAGAAAAAGAATAAGCTAGGCATCGGTGTAGGCATTTCTCTACTGGTATTAGTAGGGGCGGGGTTAGGATACTATTTTGGGCGTAGATTCTTATTAGGGGAAGAGTTAACCCCTTCACGGGGGGCACAAATTATCCCTGCTAGTGCTGTGGCAACGGGTTTTATCTCTACAGATATTAACGATTGGCAACAACTAGAACAATTTGACACCTTTGGTGGGAGGGAAGCCATCGAAGAAACTTGGCAAGAATGGCGCGCTGAGTTGGAAGAGGAAAATATTGAAGTAAATTATCAAGAAGATATTGAACCTTGGTTAGGGGGTTTGATGATTGCTTTTTTGCCCAATGCTGAAGACATTTCCGAGCCTGATGTAGGGTTAATTGCAGGGGTAAAAAATAAGTTAAAAGCAAGGGATTTTTTAAACAAAATTAAAGATAATCCCGATACGGAAGTTATCGAAAGTGAGTACCAAAATATCACCGTTTATCAGATTATCAGTGATCAGGATCCCGAAGGGATTTGGTTTACTTTTTATGATAGTCAAGCAGTCATAGGTGTTAGTCAAACAGTAGTAGAGCAATTTATTGATACCTATCGAGGTGCTGATTCCATCGCCCCCATCAAGGAAGCCAATGAGGCAACCAGACAAAAGTTAAATGAAAGTAATCCTTTACTTCAGTTTTATATCACTGATTACAATTATTTTATTGATGATGTAATTACAGACTCTTTGGATTTACCAGACACCGTCGAAATTCCTTTTATTGAGACAGCCGCAACCACTTTTAGTATCCAAGATCATGGTATTAATTTAAGTACCGTAGTCAGTTTATCAGAATCTTTGTACTCAGAAATTGGTAGTACCACCAGCCATCAATTAATTGATAAAATTCCTGAAAATACCATTTTTATGTTAGATGGTATTGCTATCAAAAATATTTGGGAACAGGTAGAAAATAATCGTCAATTAATTCCTGAATTAGATGAATTAATTACCCTAGTAGAGTCTTTTTCTCAAGATTTTCTCAACCTTAATATACGCAATGATGTTTTTGGCTGGATGGATGGAGAGTTTGCTTTTGCTTTATCCGTAGATCAAAATAATTCCTTTGCTGATACGGGTATCAAAGGTTTATTTTTAATGGAAACGGGCGATCGCCCCCTAGGAGAAAGCACCCTTAGCCGATTAGAACAATTCGCCACTTTTGATACCTTCTTGCAAATAGAAAGAGAAGAAAATGAGGACGTTTCTTCTACAAAATGGATCACCCCAGAAGGTCAATTATTATCCTATGGTTGGTTTGAAAATAACCGTTTCTTTTTAAACTTAAGTCAAGAAGAAAATATAATTAATACTATAAATAATACCCCATCTTTAAATAATAATGAAACCTTTACCCTAACCACCCAAACCTTACCTAGAAATAACTTCGGTTATGTTTATTTTGACATAGAAAGAACCGTTAATATTCTCAATGAATTTGACCCCAACTTGTTCGCCGATACCCCCACCGAAGCAGAACAAATTATTAATGCCCTCAAAGGGGTTGCCATAACTAGCTCTAGTTTAGATCCTAATACCAGTCAATTAGACATTAATATCTCCCTGCAAAAGAGAAATTGA
- a CDS encoding DNA polymerase III, alpha subunit (PFAM: Bacterial DNA polymerase III alpha subunit; PHP domain~TIGRFAM: intein N-terminal splicing region; DNA-directed DNA polymerase III (polc)~COGs: COG0587 DNA polymerase III alpha subunit~InterProIPR003141:IPR003587:IPR004805:IPR006141:IPR 004013:IPR011708~KEGG: cyh:Cyan8802_3682 DNA polymerase III, alpha subunit~PFAM: DNA polymerase III alpha subunit; PHP domain protein~PRIAM: DNA-directed DNA polymerase~SMART: phosphoesterase PHP domain protein; Hedgehog/intein hint domain protein~SPTR: DNA polymerase III, alpha subunit;~TIGRFAM: DNA polymerase III, alpha subunit): MSFVGLHIHTDYSLLDGASQIPSLVEKAVELGMPAIAITDHGVMYGAIQLIKNCLNKPIKPIIGNEMYVINDDITQYHRGIKKFHQVVLAKDKQGYKNLVKLTTISHLQGMQGKGIFSRPCINKELLEQYHQGLIVTSACLGGEIPQAILKGDKKRARDVAKWYKRVFQDDFYLEIQDHGSREDRIVNVELAKISQELDIKIIATNDSHFLSCNDVEAHDALLCINTKKNIDEEKRLRYSGTEYLKSEAEMKLLFRDHLEPEIIDQAIINTLEIADKIKPYNVLGEPRIPNFDIPSGHTPESYLEAVTWDGLMQRFNCRQKSEITPVYKERLEYELRMMEKMGFCTYFLVVWDYIKYARDNNIPVGPGRGSAAGSLVAYALGITNIDPVHHGLLFERFLNPERKSMPDIDTDFCIDKRDQMIKYVTAKYGEDKVAQIITFNRMTSKAVLKDVARVLAIPYAEADEMAKMIPVARGKPAKLKVMVSDDTPSPEFKQRYDNEPRVKKWLDMAMRIEGMNKTFGVHAAGVVISSDPLDEIVPLQKNNEGSVITQYFMEDLESLGLLKMDFLGLRNLTTIQKTADLIKQNRDIHIDVDDLPLGERKALEILAKGTSKKLPKDVALTHNLLERGDLQGIFQLESDGMKQIVRDLKPSGIEDISSILALYRPGPLDAGLIPIFINRKHGREPIKYDHELLQPILKETYAVLVYQEQIMKMAQDLAGYSLGEADLLRRAMGKKKASEMAKHQEKFIDGAMKNGVSKDIAESLFQQMVKFAEYCLSYDTEVLTVEYGVLPIGKIVEEQIQCTVYSVDQYGFVYTQAIAQWHDRGEQEVFEYELENGATIKATKDHKMMTSDGQMLPIDQIFEQGLDLFMVSF, from the coding sequence ATGTCTTTTGTTGGCTTACATATACACACCGACTACAGCTTATTAGATGGTGCATCCCAAATTCCCTCCCTCGTAGAAAAAGCCGTAGAATTGGGAATGCCTGCGATCGCCATTACCGATCACGGAGTCATGTATGGTGCCATTCAACTGATCAAAAACTGCCTCAATAAACCCATCAAACCCATCATCGGTAACGAAATGTACGTTATCAATGATGACATCACCCAATACCATCGAGGCATCAAAAAATTTCATCAAGTCGTCCTCGCCAAAGACAAACAAGGATACAAAAACCTCGTCAAACTTACCACCATCTCCCACCTACAAGGAATGCAAGGCAAAGGCATCTTTTCCCGTCCTTGTATTAACAAAGAACTACTAGAACAATACCACCAAGGCTTAATCGTCACCAGTGCCTGTCTGGGGGGGGAAATACCCCAAGCCATCCTCAAAGGAGACAAAAAAAGAGCCAGAGACGTAGCCAAATGGTACAAAAGAGTATTCCAAGATGACTTTTATCTCGAAATTCAAGATCACGGATCAAGGGAAGATAGAATCGTTAATGTGGAACTAGCGAAAATCAGCCAAGAATTAGACATCAAAATAATCGCCACCAACGACTCTCACTTTCTTTCCTGCAATGACGTAGAAGCCCATGATGCCCTCCTCTGTATCAATACCAAGAAAAACATCGACGAGGAAAAAAGACTGCGTTATTCAGGCACAGAATACCTCAAATCCGAAGCCGAGATGAAACTGCTATTTAGAGATCATCTTGAGCCAGAAATTATCGATCAAGCCATTATCAATACCCTCGAAATCGCCGATAAAATCAAACCCTACAACGTCCTCGGAGAGCCAAGAATCCCCAACTTTGACATCCCCAGTGGACACACCCCCGAAAGCTATCTCGAAGCCGTCACCTGGGATGGTTTGATGCAGAGATTTAACTGTCGCCAAAAAAGCGAAATCACCCCAGTTTATAAAGAAAGACTGGAATATGAACTGCGGATGATGGAAAAAATGGGCTTCTGCACCTACTTCCTCGTAGTTTGGGACTATATTAAATATGCCAGAGATAACAATATTCCCGTAGGGCCAGGGCGAGGTTCGGCGGCAGGTTCATTGGTAGCCTATGCCCTTGGTATTACCAACATTGATCCTGTTCACCATGGACTGTTGTTCGAGCGTTTCCTCAACCCCGAGCGTAAATCCATGCCTGATATTGATACCGACTTTTGTATTGATAAAAGGGATCAGATGATCAAATATGTCACCGCTAAATATGGAGAGGATAAAGTCGCTCAAATTATCACCTTTAACCGTATGACCTCTAAGGCGGTGTTAAAGGACGTGGCGAGAGTTTTGGCGATCCCCTACGCCGAAGCCGACGAGATGGCAAAAATGATTCCCGTAGCCCGTGGAAAACCCGCAAAATTGAAGGTGATGGTATCCGATGACACCCCATCCCCTGAATTTAAACAAAGATATGATAACGAACCAAGGGTAAAAAAATGGTTAGATATGGCGATGCGCATTGAGGGGATGAATAAAACCTTTGGGGTTCACGCCGCAGGGGTGGTAATTTCCAGTGATCCCTTGGATGAAATTGTACCCCTACAAAAAAATAACGAAGGTTCGGTGATTACTCAATATTTTATGGAAGATCTCGAATCCTTGGGATTATTGAAAATGGACTTTTTGGGTCTAAGAAATCTAACCACGATCCAAAAAACAGCAGACTTGATCAAGCAAAATCGAGATATTCACATCGATGTAGATGACTTACCCCTAGGGGAAAGGAAAGCTCTGGAAATTTTGGCAAAGGGTACCAGTAAAAAGTTACCCAAGGATGTGGCATTGACCCATAATTTACTAGAAAGGGGAGATTTACAGGGTATCTTTCAGCTAGAGTCCGATGGTATGAAACAAATTGTTCGGGATTTGAAACCATCGGGCATTGAGGATATTTCTTCGATTTTGGCACTATATCGCCCCGGCCCCCTTGATGCTGGTTTGATCCCCATTTTCATCAATCGTAAGCATGGTAGAGAGCCCATTAAATATGACCATGAACTGCTCCAGCCTATTCTCAAGGAAACCTATGCGGTGTTGGTGTATCAAGAGCAAATTATGAAAATGGCTCAGGATTTGGCTGGTTATTCCCTTGGGGAGGCAGATCTTTTGCGTCGGGCGATGGGTAAGAAAAAGGCTTCGGAAATGGCGAAACATCAAGAGAAATTTATCGATGGGGCGATGAAAAATGGTGTGTCGAAGGACATTGCGGAGAGTTTATTTCAGCAGATGGTTAAGTTTGCTGAGTATTGTTTGAGTTATGATACGGAGGTTTTGACGGTGGAGTATGGGGTTTTACCCATCGGTAAAATTGTTGAAGAGCAGATCCAGTGTACTGTGTATAGTGTAGATCAGTATGGTTTTGTATATACCCAGGCGATCGCCCAGTGGCATGATCGAGGAGAGCAAGAGGTTTTTGAGTATGAGTTGGAAAATGGTGCAACTATCAAAGCTACGAAGGATCATAAGATGATGACCTCTGATGGCCAGATGTTACCCATTGATCAAATTTTTGAGCAGGGTTTGGACTTATTTATGGTTTCTTTTTAA
- a CDS encoding hypothetical protein (KEGG: cyh:Cyan8802_1791 hypothetical protein~SPTR: Putative uncharacterized protein) — translation MFKDQPIDLKCEYPCPCRREGTLQPITLTEAFGCDQCQQIFVTDEEHQYLEPVVNLSPYQKKWSWNGKKWILHRQGISKNYLFFLLWFTIGMISILLAFSMVSLIPWILGTIMIVSSLVIIFLLPYRY, via the coding sequence GTGTTTAAAGATCAGCCCATAGACCTAAAATGTGAATACCCCTGCCCTTGTCGCCGAGAGGGTACACTACAACCAATTACCCTAACAGAAGCCTTTGGTTGTGATCAATGTCAGCAAATCTTTGTCACCGACGAAGAACATCAGTACTTAGAACCTGTGGTTAATTTATCGCCCTATCAAAAAAAATGGTCTTGGAATGGCAAAAAATGGATATTACATCGCCAAGGAATTTCAAAAAACTATTTATTTTTTCTGCTATGGTTTACTATTGGTATGATTTCCATATTATTAGCTTTTTCGATGGTAAGCCTCATACCTTGGATATTGGGAACCATTATGATTGTATCCTCCCTTGTGATAATTTTCCTCTTGCCATACAGATACTAA